From the genome of Primulina eburnea isolate SZY01 chromosome 12, ASM2296580v1, whole genome shotgun sequence, one region includes:
- the LOC140807657 gene encoding protein DETOXIFICATION 49-like: MCKQATPNNPPTMKANSSNDQQANNNDVDLPHSSTKTQETDMFTCLIPKNPTLHQPPTIQPQKPNNIHLSLVVQESLSIAKIALPMILTGLLLYSRSMISMLFLGRLGDLALAGGSLAVGFANITGYSILSGLAMGMEPICGQAFGAKKYKILGLSLQRTLLLLFFASFPISIMWLNMKKILLLCGQDKAIATRAQEYLFYSLPDLFAQALLHPLRIYLRTQSITMPLTFCAAISVLLHVPINYLLVSKLSLGLKGVALSGVWTNINLVLLLLVYILFSGVYKRTWGGLSIECFKGWKPLLNLAIPSCISVCLEWWWYEIMILLCGLLLNPKATVASMGILIQTTALIYIFPSSLSFSVSTRVSNEIGARRPEKAKFAAVVGLSGSFILGFSALFFVVSIRNIWARMFTQDKEIIALTSLVLPIIGLCELGNCPQTTGCGVLRGTARPKVGANINLGCFYLVGMPVAVGLAFYYKLDFEGLWFGLLAAQASCMVTMMIVLLRTDWEMEARRAQELTGDYAVVDQNQEVNENDQSNILAENKGKGESLC, encoded by the coding sequence ATGTGCAAACAAGCAACACCAAATAATCCTCCCACAATGAAAGCCAATTCATCGAATGATCAACAAGCAAATAACAATGATGTGGATCTTCCTCATAGCTCGACCAAAACCCAAGAAACCGACATGTTCACTTGCTTGATCCCTAAAAACCCAACACTCCACCAACCACCAACAATCCAACCTCAAAAACCCAACAATATTCATCTCTCGCTTGTTGTTCAAGAATCCCTCTCCATAGCCAAAATAGCCTTACCGATGATCTTAACCGGGCTACTTCTCTACTCCCGGTCGATGATTTCGATGCTCTTCCTAGGACGGTTGGGGGACTTGGCCTTAGCAGGTGGTTCGTTGGCAGTCGGATTCGCTAACATCACCGGTTACTCAATCCTCTCCGGTTTAGCCATGGGAATGGAGCCCATATGCGGACAAGCCTTTGGAGCTAAGAAATACAAGATTCTTGGTCTTTCTTTGCAAAGAACTCTACTTTTACTATTTTTCGCTTCATTTCCGATATCCATTATGTGGTTAAACATGAAAAAGATTCTCCTCTTATGTGGACAAGATAAAGCAATTGCTACGCGAGCTCAAGAATATTTGTTCTATTCTTTGCCTGATCTGTTCGCTCAAGCTTTGTTGCATCCGCTAAGAATCTACCTGAgaactcagtcaataaccatgCCTCTAACATTCTGCGCTGCGATTTCGGTTCTTTTGCATGTACCTATCAACTATCTCCTAGTTTCGAAGCTTAGTTTAGGCTTAAAGGGAGTTGCATTAAGTGGGGTTTGGACTAATATAAACCTCGTTCTGTTATTATTGGTCTATATACTATTTTCTGGAGTGTACAAAAGAACATGGGGAGGATTATCTATTGAATGCTTTAAGGGCTGGAAACCTCTTCTTAATCTAGCCATTCCAAGCTGCATTTCGGTCTGTCTCGAATGGTGGTGGTACGAAATAATGATCTTGCTATGTGGGCTGTTGCTCAATCCAAAAGCAACGGTTGCATCAATGGGAATACTGATTCAAACCACTGCATTAATCTATATATTCCCATCTTCACTCAGCTTCAGCGTGTCAACAAGAGTAAGTAATGAGATAGGAGCACGCAGGCCCGAAAAGGCAAAATTCGCTGCTGTTGTGGGGCTCTCCGGCAGCTTCATACTGGGCTTCTCCGCCCTGTTCTTTGTAGTATCGATAAGGAACATCTGGGCCAGAATGTTCACTCAGGATAAAGAGATAATCGCTTTGACATCTCTCGTTTTACCGATAATTGGACTCTGCGAGCTGGGGAACTGCCCGCAGACGACGGGCTGCGGGGTGTTGAGGGGCACGGCTCGACCTAAAGTCGGAGCAAACATCAACTTGGGATGCTTTTATCTGGTCGGAATGCCGGTGGCTGTGGGGTTAGCTTTCTACTATAAACTGGATTTCGAGGGCCTCTGGTTCGGCCTTTTGGCGGCGCAAGCTTCATGTATGGTCACAATGATGATCGTGTTGCTCCGAACGGATTGGGAAATGGAGGCCCGAAGAGCACAAGAATTGACTGGAGACTACGCAGTTGTTGATCAAAACCAAGAGGTTAATGAAAATGATCAATCAAATATATTAGCAGAAAACAAGGGGAAGGGGGAGAGCTTGTGTTAA